Part of the Tumebacillus sp. BK434 genome is shown below.
TCAATGTCTTGTTTCGTGCGCAGTTCGGTCACGGCGATCAGCATCGCGCCTTTGAATTCCGGATAGGTCGAACCGAGGTCGTAGCCGCCGATGATCTTGCTTTCGAGCAGCTTCTTGTTGATTTCGGCCACGTCGCCTTCGATCTGGATGGCAAATTCGTTGAAGAACGGCGCGTTCTCGAACAGGGCTTTCACTTTCGGAATCGCGGTCAAACGCTTAAACGCGTAGTGCGCTTTTTGCAAGTTGAGGCGCGCGACTTCCTGGAAGCCCTGCTTGCCCATGTAGGAGGCATAGACGGTCGCAGCCAGCGCGTTCAGCGCTTGGTTGGAGCAGATGTTGGAGGACGCTTTCTCGCGGCGGATGTGCTGTTCGCGCGCCTGCAGGGTCAGTACGAAGGCGCGGCGGCCGTCGAGGTCGGTCGTCTGGCCGACGACGCGGCCCGGAATGCGGCGCACTTGGTCTTTCTTCACCGCCAGCATGCCGAGGTACGGACCGCCGTAGGAGATGCGGTTGCCCATCGACTGCCCTTCGCCGACGACGATATCGGCGTCGAATGTGCCCGGCGCTTCCAGCACGCCCATCGCGATCGGGTTGACGGAGACGACGAACAGTGCCTTTTTGCTGTGCGCGAGGTCGCTGATCTGCTGCAGATCTTCAATGCCGCCGAAGAAGTTCGGGTACTGCACAAAGACGCCGGCGATGGTGTCATCGAGCTTCGCTTCCAGGTCGTGCAGGTCGATCACGCCGTTTTGCATGCCCACTTCGACCACTTCGATGTTTTGACCGTACGCGTAGGTCTTCAGCACTTCGCGGTATTCCGGGTTGACGGAGCGCGCGACGATGACTTTGCTGCGGCGGGTCGCGGAGCAGGCGATGAACGCCGCTTCGCCGAAGGCGGTCGGGCCGTCGTACATGGAAGCGTTGGACACGTCCATGCCGGTCAGTTCGCAGACGATGGTCTGGTATTCGAAGATCGCCTGCAAGGTGCCTTGGGAGATCTCCGGCTGGTACGGCGTATATGCGGTGAAGAACTCGGAGCGGCCGATGATCGCTTCGACGACCGCCGGGACGTGGTGCTGGTAGGCGCCTGCGCCGAGGAAGTTGATGTTTTCTTCGAGGTTGGCGTTCTTGGCAGCGAGTTCGTTAAAGTAGCGGTACAGCTCGACTTCAGACAGTTCTTTCGGAATGTTCAGGTCGCGGCCGAGGCGCGCGCGCTCCGGGATGTCGAGGAAGAGGTCTTCCACTTTTTCGACGCCGAGGAAGTCGAGCATTTTTTTGCGGTCCGCTTCCGTGTTCGGAATATAGCTGAATTTGTTCACTCAGGTTGGCCTCCCTTATTACTTCTGACGCTTGTAGAACGGCGTTTTGATGATGACACCTTTGACAGGCTTGTTGCGGATGATCACCTCGAGCTCTTGGCCGATCGTCGCGTACTCCACGTCGATCAGCGCGAGGCCGATGTTTTTCTTGACGGTCGGGCCCATGGTGCCGGTGGTGACTTCGCCGATCTGCTGGCCGCCTACCTGCACTGCGTAGTGCGTGCGGGGAATGCCGCGCTCGATCATCTCGAAGCCGACGAGCTTGCGTTTCACGCCCGCTTCTTTTTGCTTCGCCAGCGCGTCGCGGCCGATGAAGTCCGGTTTGTCGAGCTTGACGAAGAAGCCGAGACCCGCTTCGAGCGGCGAGATGTCAGCGCTGATCTCCTGACCGTAGAGCGGCAGGCGCGCTTCGAAGCGGAGCGTGTCGCGGGCACCGAGTCCGATCGGCAGCACACCGTCTTCTTTGCCGGAT
Proteins encoded:
- the gcvPA gene encoding aminomethyl-transferring glycine dehydrogenase subunit GcvPA, with product MNKFSYIPNTEADRKKMLDFLGVEKVEDLFLDIPERARLGRDLNIPKELSEVELYRYFNELAAKNANLEENINFLGAGAYQHHVPAVVEAIIGRSEFFTAYTPYQPEISQGTLQAIFEYQTIVCELTGMDVSNASMYDGPTAFGEAAFIACSATRRSKVIVARSVNPEYREVLKTYAYGQNIEVVEVGMQNGVIDLHDLEAKLDDTIAGVFVQYPNFFGGIEDLQQISDLAHSKKALFVVSVNPIAMGVLEAPGTFDADIVVGEGQSMGNRISYGGPYLGMLAVKKDQVRRIPGRVVGQTTDLDGRRAFVLTLQAREQHIRREKASSNICSNQALNALAATVYASYMGKQGFQEVARLNLQKAHYAFKRLTAIPKVKALFENAPFFNEFAIQIEGDVAEINKKLLESKIIGGYDLGSTYPEFKGAMLIAVTELRTKQDIDLLAERLEAIL